One region of Pseudomonas sp. B21-040 genomic DNA includes:
- the flgA gene encoding flagellar basal body P-ring formation chaperone FlgA, whose amino-acid sequence MNTEPTFFRRLTSHARQVLCAVSAVCLFNAGSPALADAVTLPDMLIGVTQGFLEFTVEDYLATSQTEGRYEIEVKQLDPRLRMPMCDKELTATLESPAIPIGRVTVKVRCDSTSPWTVFVPAQVRLFRDVVTTTRPLKRAGFIEPGDVMLRERDISLIGQGYFTSTDQTIGQKLTRPTVAGQVLTLVHLEQAEVITKGDQVVITARSGTLSVRMPGEALSNGGLREQIRVKNLNSQRVIKAQVIAPGQVEVSM is encoded by the coding sequence ATGAACACAGAACCGACATTTTTCCGACGCCTGACATCACACGCTCGCCAAGTGCTTTGCGCGGTGTCTGCCGTCTGCCTGTTCAACGCTGGCAGCCCTGCCCTTGCTGACGCAGTTACCTTGCCTGACATGCTTATCGGCGTCACTCAGGGCTTTCTTGAGTTCACCGTAGAAGACTATTTGGCGACCAGTCAAACCGAAGGTCGTTATGAGATTGAGGTCAAGCAGCTCGATCCACGCCTGCGCATGCCCATGTGCGACAAGGAATTGACAGCCACCCTGGAGAGCCCGGCGATCCCGATTGGTCGCGTCACGGTCAAGGTTCGTTGTGACAGCACTTCCCCCTGGACGGTCTTCGTGCCCGCTCAAGTCCGCCTGTTTCGAGACGTCGTCACCACCACTCGGCCACTCAAGCGAGCCGGCTTTATCGAGCCGGGCGACGTCATGCTGCGCGAACGAGACATCAGCCTGATCGGCCAGGGCTACTTCACCTCTACGGATCAAACGATCGGACAGAAACTTACCCGACCAACGGTCGCTGGTCAGGTCCTGACGCTGGTCCACCTCGAACAGGCCGAAGTCATCACCAAGGGCGACCAGGTGGTGATTACCGCTCGCAGCGGTACGCTCAGTGTGCGCATGCCGGGCGAAGCGCTGTCGAACGGCGGCTTGCGTGAACAGATCCGGGTGAAAAACCTTAACTCCCAACGGGTTATCAAGGCGCAGGTGATCGCGCCGGGCCAGGTGGAGGTCTCCATGTAA
- the flgM gene encoding flagellar biosynthesis anti-sigma factor FlgM, with the protein MVIDFSRLNSSSPLPGSTRTSANKEAAEAGKSAPLNTAAQQASTANIGESVHLSDEAQQLQKVTDKLRDQPAVDNARVAELKAAIADGSYKVDSNRVASKLLNFEAQR; encoded by the coding sequence ATGGTCATCGATTTCAGCCGTTTGAACAGTTCCTCGCCACTGCCCGGCAGTACGCGTACCAGCGCCAACAAGGAAGCTGCCGAAGCCGGCAAATCCGCGCCGCTGAATACGGCGGCTCAACAGGCCAGTACCGCCAATATCGGGGAATCGGTACACCTCAGCGATGAGGCTCAACAGTTGCAGAAGGTCACTGACAAGCTGCGCGATCAACCTGCCGTCGACAACGCCCGCGTGGCCGAGTTGAAAGCAGCGATTGCCGATGGCAGCTATAAAGTCGACAGCAACCGTGTAGCCAGCAAACTGCTCAACTTCGAAGCCCAGCGCTAG
- a CDS encoding flagella synthesis protein FlgN, whose protein sequence is MHDTNLLQLIIDDFAPAQHLLELLQTESLALHGRDMPLLEDILARKQAMIILLEQHGRKRSEILASLNLPTNRQGLEQLASQSSVGEQLLAQSDALTDLLAQCQAINVNNGQSILIQQAATANQLKILTGGEPPALYDARGSTSKLAKPRPLSQA, encoded by the coding sequence ATGCACGATACTAATTTACTGCAACTGATCATCGACGACTTTGCTCCAGCGCAACACTTGCTGGAGTTATTGCAAACCGAGTCCCTCGCCTTGCATGGTCGCGACATGCCGCTGCTCGAAGACATTCTGGCGCGCAAACAGGCAATGATCATTCTGCTCGAACAGCATGGCCGCAAGCGCAGCGAAATCCTCGCCAGCCTCAACCTGCCCACCAATCGCCAAGGCCTGGAGCAACTCGCCAGCCAGTCGAGCGTGGGTGAGCAATTGCTGGCGCAGAGCGATGCCCTGACAGACCTTTTGGCTCAGTGCCAGGCGATCAATGTCAATAATGGTCAGTCGATCCTGATACAACAGGCCGCCACGGCCAATCAGCTGAAGATCCTCACCGGCGGCGAACCACCTGCGCTTTACGATGCCCGCGGATCAACCTCCAAATTAGCGAAGCCGCGCCCGCTCAGTCAGGCTTGA
- a CDS encoding flagellar brake protein, with protein MSNALTAEDAPQPPKVLSTPMEIAGNLRQLQESHDPLIITFHERNQRFQSYLVDVDRDNNMIALDEMVPRDGERYLLAGESFRIEGFHEGVRIAWESNGLLNIDESGNTRCYRGKLPDQVVYHQRRNAFRAALKLAQLVNVELSGEKLKSPVSGKLLDISATGCKLRFEGDITSRLQLGQVYERFVAALPFGSMTTPVELRYLHFEEKISTTFAGLRFHNMSGLEQRQVERFVYQLQREARRFDKDDI; from the coding sequence GTGTCCAATGCCTTAACCGCGGAAGATGCTCCGCAGCCACCGAAGGTACTCTCCACACCCATGGAGATCGCGGGTAACCTGCGGCAACTGCAAGAAAGCCATGATCCGCTGATCATCACGTTCCACGAGCGTAACCAGCGCTTCCAGAGCTATCTGGTGGACGTTGACCGTGACAACAACATGATTGCCCTGGACGAGATGGTGCCTCGCGATGGCGAACGCTATCTGCTGGCGGGCGAGTCGTTTCGGATCGAAGGCTTCCATGAGGGCGTGCGCATCGCCTGGGAAAGCAACGGTCTGCTGAACATCGACGAATCCGGCAACACACGCTGCTATCGCGGCAAACTCCCCGACCAAGTGGTCTACCACCAGCGCCGCAATGCCTTCCGGGCTGCGTTGAAGCTGGCGCAACTGGTCAATGTCGAACTGAGCGGTGAAAAGCTCAAATCGCCGGTCAGTGGCAAGTTGCTGGATATTTCCGCCACCGGTTGCAAATTGCGTTTTGAGGGCGACATCACCAGCCGCCTGCAACTGGGCCAGGTCTACGAGCGCTTCGTTGCCGCCCTGCCCTTCGGCAGCATGACCACACCGGTGGAATTGCGTTACCTGCACTTCGAAGAAAAGATCTCCACCACCTTCGCCGGTCTCCGCTTTCACAATATGAGCGGGCTGGAGCAGCGCCAGGTCGAGCGCTTCGTGTACCAGCTTCAGCGTGAAGCCCGACGCTTCGACAAAGACGATATCTGA
- a CDS encoding MFS transporter → MRQIWKSFRALYFASLMMLIGSGLLSTYLALRLAADHVDSLWVGALMAANYFGLVLGGKIGHRLIARVGHIRAYAACAGIVGAAVLGHGLIDWLPAWLFLRVIVGLGMMCQYMVIESWLNEQADAKQRGMVFSGYMIASYLGLVLGQLILVMHPGLGLELLMLVALCFALCLVPVALTRRIHPAPLHPAPMEPRFFIKRVPQSLSTVLGAGLIVGSFYGLAPLYASQQGLSTEQVGLFMGSCIFAGLLVQWPLGWLSDRYDRALLIRCFAFSLALAALPLAILQKVPLEVLFISGFLCSLVQFCLYPLAVAFSNDHVEGDRRVSLTAMLLVTYGVGASIGPLVAGVLMKLFGSQSLYAFFSFFALVLVWRIRPKAVTNLHQVDDAPLHHVAMPDSMSSSPLVACLDPRVDEQVVQEQMHSPVHPEAEPDPDPTPEPESTPPEDPDSGREPSFTEARP, encoded by the coding sequence ATGCGCCAAATCTGGAAATCCTTTCGAGCGCTGTATTTCGCCTCGCTGATGATGTTGATCGGCTCGGGCCTGTTAAGCACTTACCTGGCCTTGCGCCTGGCCGCCGACCATGTCGACAGCCTGTGGGTGGGTGCGTTGATGGCGGCCAACTATTTCGGCCTGGTGCTGGGTGGCAAGATCGGTCACCGACTGATTGCCCGGGTCGGGCACATTCGTGCGTATGCCGCGTGTGCCGGGATCGTCGGGGCGGCGGTGCTCGGCCACGGCTTGATCGACTGGCTGCCGGCCTGGCTGTTTCTGCGAGTAATCGTCGGCCTGGGCATGATGTGCCAGTACATGGTCATCGAGAGCTGGCTCAACGAACAGGCCGACGCGAAGCAGCGCGGCATGGTGTTTAGCGGATATATGATCGCCTCGTACCTGGGCTTGGTGCTGGGTCAACTGATACTGGTCATGCACCCCGGCCTGGGCCTGGAACTGCTGATGCTGGTCGCCTTGTGTTTCGCCTTGTGCCTGGTGCCGGTGGCCCTCACTCGAAGGATTCACCCGGCGCCGTTGCACCCGGCCCCGATGGAGCCGCGTTTCTTCATCAAACGCGTGCCGCAGTCGCTGAGCACGGTATTGGGCGCGGGGTTGATCGTCGGCTCGTTCTACGGTCTGGCGCCGCTGTATGCGTCCCAGCAGGGACTGTCCACCGAGCAGGTCGGTCTGTTCATGGGTAGCTGCATTTTTGCCGGCCTACTGGTGCAGTGGCCGCTGGGTTGGCTGTCTGACCGTTATGACCGGGCGCTGTTGATCCGTTGTTTTGCCTTCAGCCTGGCACTGGCCGCGCTACCGCTGGCGATCCTGCAGAAAGTGCCGTTGGAGGTGTTGTTCATCTCCGGCTTCCTTTGCTCGCTGGTGCAGTTCTGCCTGTATCCGTTGGCGGTGGCGTTCTCCAATGACCACGTCGAAGGTGATCGTCGGGTTTCGCTGACGGCGATGTTGCTGGTGACCTACGGTGTCGGCGCCAGTATCGGGCCGTTGGTCGCCGGGGTGCTGATGAAGCTGTTCGGCAGCCAGAGTCTTTATGCGTTTTTCAGTTTCTTCGCGTTGGTGCTGGTGTGGCGGATCCGCCCGAAAGCGGTCACCAACCTGCATCAGGTCGACGATGCGCCGCTGCATCACGTGGCGATGCCGGACAGCATGTCGAGCTCGCCGCTGGTGGCGTGCCTTGACCCGCGTGTCGATGAGCAGGTGGTGCAGGAGCAGATGCACAGCCCGGTTCATCCTGAAGCGGAGCCGGATCCGGATCCGACTCCTGAGCCCGAATCGACGCCACCGGAAGACCCGGACTCAGGTCGCGAGCCAAGTTTTACTGAGGCCAGGCCCTAA
- a CDS encoding glutamine synthetase family protein codes for MTAEGFLEGRRLQLARGVLLQCIMGGYPPARFYGSDDGDLALVPDVAHIYRLPWSQQPRALAICDADELSGEGSRLSTRGQLKAVIARYAARGLAPVVATELEFFVFAPNPDPTQPFQPPVGLDGRREDGQSAFSVSSNSGLRPFFSEVYECMAALGLPRDTFMHEMGVSQFEINLLHGDALLLADQTLLFKHLLKEVALKHGLTVVCMAKPLAHTPGSSMHIHQSIVDIATGKNVFSDEAGQPTAAFRHFIGGQQAGMADFTALFAPNVNSYQRLCHPYASPNNACWSHDNRAAGLRIPASAPVARRVENRLPGADANPYLAIAASLAAGLYGIEKKLEPSEAIQGEFEVPDNLSLPCTLHASLERLKRSQLAKELFGAEFIEGYVASKSMELTSFFDEITPWERRVLAAQA; via the coding sequence ATGACGGCCGAGGGTTTTCTCGAAGGACGACGCTTGCAGTTGGCGCGAGGTGTGCTGCTGCAATGCATCATGGGCGGCTATCCGCCGGCACGTTTTTACGGCAGCGATGATGGCGACCTGGCCTTGGTGCCGGACGTTGCGCACATCTATCGGTTGCCCTGGAGCCAGCAGCCTCGGGCGCTGGCCATTTGCGATGCGGACGAATTGAGCGGCGAGGGTTCGCGACTGTCGACCCGTGGTCAGCTCAAGGCTGTGATCGCGCGCTATGCGGCTCGTGGCCTGGCGCCGGTGGTAGCGACCGAGCTGGAATTCTTCGTGTTCGCGCCCAACCCCGATCCGACACAACCGTTCCAGCCTCCCGTGGGCCTGGACGGTCGTCGCGAGGACGGTCAGTCGGCGTTCAGTGTCAGTTCCAATAGCGGCTTGCGGCCGTTCTTCAGTGAAGTCTACGAATGCATGGCGGCGCTGGGTTTGCCGCGCGATACCTTCATGCATGAAATGGGTGTCAGTCAGTTCGAGATCAACCTGCTGCATGGTGATGCGCTGCTGCTGGCCGACCAGACATTGCTGTTCAAGCACCTGCTCAAGGAAGTCGCGCTAAAGCATGGCCTGACCGTGGTCTGCATGGCCAAGCCGCTGGCGCACACGCCGGGCAGTTCGATGCATATTCACCAAAGCATCGTCGACATTGCCACCGGAAAGAATGTGTTCAGTGACGAAGCCGGTCAGCCGACCGCCGCTTTCCGTCACTTCATCGGCGGTCAACAGGCCGGCATGGCTGATTTCACGGCACTGTTCGCACCCAACGTGAACTCTTATCAGCGCTTGTGCCATCCGTATGCGTCACCAAATAATGCCTGCTGGTCCCACGACAATCGGGCTGCCGGGTTGCGCATTCCGGCCAGTGCGCCGGTTGCTCGTCGGGTCGAGAACCGTTTGCCGGGGGCTGACGCCAATCCGTACCTGGCCATCGCCGCCAGCTTGGCCGCGGGCTTGTATGGCATTGAAAAAAAACTGGAGCCGAGTGAGGCGATCCAGGGTGAATTCGAAGTGCCGGATAATCTTTCGCTGCCGTGTACCTTGCATGCGTCTCTTGAGCGTCTGAAACGTAGTCAATTGGCGAAGGAACTGTTTGGCGCCGAGTTCATCGAAGGCTACGTCGCTTCGAAGTCCATGGAGCTGACCAGCTTCTTTGATGAAATTACCCCTTGGGAACGGCGTGTTTTAGCCGCCCAGGCCTGA
- a CDS encoding sensor histidine kinase KdpD produces MSQDSPALDFSTVIASTVHDMKNSLAMVMQAHSHWLARLPDPQQHCPEQGVIEYEFAHLNGMLVQLLGLYKLGVNQLPLQPAYHDLDDFLEAQLASHQEVFASRGIIATYEVDPLSPLGFFDRELVASVLGNIINNAIRYARESLLISVSDEGGQLVLSINDDGNGYPAEMIECQADYVQGINYSSSSTGLGLYFAGRIAALHQRNGVGGRTLLSNGGPLGGGMFTLYLP; encoded by the coding sequence ATGAGCCAAGACAGCCCGGCATTGGATTTCTCGACGGTGATTGCCTCCACCGTGCATGACATGAAGAACTCGCTGGCCATGGTGATGCAGGCACACAGCCATTGGCTGGCGCGCTTGCCTGATCCGCAGCAGCACTGCCCGGAGCAGGGCGTCATCGAGTATGAGTTCGCGCACCTCAACGGCATGTTGGTGCAGTTGTTGGGCCTGTACAAACTGGGCGTCAATCAGCTACCGCTGCAGCCGGCCTACCACGATCTGGATGATTTCCTTGAGGCGCAACTGGCCAGTCATCAAGAAGTGTTTGCCAGTCGCGGCATCATCGCGACCTACGAAGTCGACCCGTTGAGCCCGCTGGGTTTCTTCGATCGGGAACTGGTCGCCTCGGTGCTGGGCAACATCATCAACAACGCCATTCGTTACGCGCGCGAGTCGCTGCTGATCAGCGTCAGTGACGAGGGCGGTCAACTGGTGCTGAGCATCAACGACGATGGCAACGGCTATCCGGCCGAGATGATCGAGTGTCAGGCGGATTATGTGCAGGGCATCAACTACAGCAGCAGTAGCACCGGGCTGGGCCTGTATTTTGCCGGGCGGATCGCCGCGCTGCACCAGCGCAATGGCGTCGGCGGACGCACTCTGCTCAGCAATGGCGGCCCATTGGGCGGCGGTATGTTCACCCTTTATCTGCCCTGA
- a CDS encoding tetratricopeptide repeat-containing response regulator has product MLSYHQKSFLIVDDFSDFRSSVRSMLRELGVKDVDTADSGEQALRMCSQKSYDFILQDFHLGDGKKNGQQVLEDLMIEKLISHESVFVMVTAETSQAMVLSALEHEPDAYLTKPFNRSGLAQRLERLEQRKNLLKPILQALDRGKPLEVLNACIELCKKDIRYSPLCLRYRADALRDLNQNEALERLYDSIIADRPLPWAFAGLGQLLFKRGQVSQAKGIYEKALKVFPLMPALYDGMADVLVVEGDNKGAQKVLEEAIRLSPLAVRRQALLGKLAMANEDFDTASRAYRQAVNQGAQSRFKDAESNLGLAHALISKGSEKGLDTRTRLEINTTLSLVAKENPSDPGLQIRARLMKATSLLLNDAETAEKLTEQAMMRLDGMEQFMSAEAALLVAKQLQMLGQASAGASMLKNCAEIYGDDPVVMKGIAKLTDDPTILSSSNAAAELNRQGVRVYKTGNLVEARAVFRKALAMQPKNISIALNMAQSLLHGTDTSVPSAEIEECRVCLKMVGLMPDTDARYPRYQKLKIKAFNG; this is encoded by the coding sequence ATGCTGTCGTATCACCAAAAGAGTTTTCTGATCGTCGATGATTTCTCGGATTTCCGCAGTTCCGTCAGGTCCATGCTGCGTGAGCTGGGCGTCAAGGACGTGGATACCGCAGATTCTGGCGAGCAGGCGCTGCGCATGTGTTCGCAGAAGTCCTACGATTTCATCCTGCAGGATTTCCACCTCGGCGACGGCAAGAAGAACGGTCAGCAAGTGCTTGAAGACTTGATGATCGAGAAGCTGATCAGCCATGAAAGTGTGTTTGTCATGGTCACTGCTGAAACCAGCCAGGCCATGGTCCTCAGTGCGCTGGAGCACGAACCGGATGCCTACCTGACCAAGCCGTTCAACCGCTCGGGCCTGGCTCAGCGCCTGGAGCGCCTGGAGCAACGCAAGAACCTGCTCAAGCCGATCCTGCAAGCACTCGACCGTGGCAAGCCACTTGAAGTGCTCAACGCCTGCATCGAGCTGTGCAAGAAAGACATCCGTTATTCGCCACTGTGCTTGCGCTACCGTGCGGATGCGTTGCGCGACTTGAATCAGAACGAAGCGCTGGAGCGCCTCTACGACAGCATCATTGCTGATCGACCGTTGCCGTGGGCGTTTGCCGGGTTGGGCCAGTTGCTGTTCAAGCGCGGCCAGGTCAGCCAGGCCAAGGGCATCTACGAAAAAGCGCTGAAAGTGTTTCCGTTGATGCCTGCGTTGTATGACGGCATGGCCGACGTGCTGGTGGTCGAAGGCGACAACAAGGGCGCCCAAAAAGTACTGGAAGAAGCCATTCGTCTGTCGCCGCTGGCGGTTCGCCGACAAGCGCTGCTGGGCAAACTGGCGATGGCCAACGAAGATTTCGACACCGCCTCCCGAGCTTATCGCCAGGCGGTGAACCAAGGGGCCCAGTCGCGTTTCAAGGATGCGGAAAGCAACCTGGGCCTGGCTCATGCCTTGATCAGCAAAGGCAGCGAGAAAGGCCTGGATACTCGCACCCGCCTGGAAATCAACACGACCCTGAGCCTGGTGGCCAAGGAAAATCCGAGCGACCCTGGCCTGCAGATTCGTGCGCGCCTGATGAAAGCCACCAGTCTGTTGCTCAACGATGCCGAAACTGCCGAGAAGCTCACCGAGCAAGCGATGATGCGCCTTGATGGCATGGAGCAGTTCATGAGCGCCGAAGCCGCGCTGCTGGTGGCCAAACAATTGCAAATGCTCGGTCAGGCGAGTGCTGGCGCATCGATGTTGAAAAACTGCGCGGAAATCTACGGTGACGATCCGGTCGTGATGAAGGGCATCGCCAAACTGACTGACGACCCGACGATCCTCAGTTCCAGCAACGCCGCCGCCGAACTGAACCGCCAAGGCGTGCGGGTGTACAAGACTGGCAACCTGGTGGAAGCCCGCGCGGTGTTCCGCAAAGCGCTGGCAATGCAGCCGAAAAACATCAGTATCGCCCTGAACATGGCGCAGTCGCTGTTGCACGGCACTGACACCAGTGTGCCGTCGGCGGAAATAGAAGAATGTCGGGTTTGCCTGAAAATGGTCGGCTTGATGCCCGATACCGACGCGCGTTATCCGCGCTATCAGAAACTCAAAATCAAGGCGTTCAACGGATGA
- a CDS encoding autotransporter outer membrane beta-barrel domain-containing protein, whose amino-acid sequence MHSTGRYNRDSQRRQSRGYTASLEGGYPFLIDKGEGEDKYENLYLEPQAQLIYSHIDLDDSNDIAADVRFRDVDSLIGRLGVRLAKDWFRENDKGETLRTNGWLRPSVWHEFKGQPKTEFSSADGFVPFEADIGGSWWEANLGVDYQADKKVTFYISAGYQKAFDGDSHSYEGMPGVKYDF is encoded by the coding sequence CTGCACAGTACCGGTCGGTACAACCGTGACAGTCAACGCCGTCAATCCCGGGGTTATACAGCCTCACTGGAAGGCGGCTACCCGTTCTTGATCGATAAGGGCGAAGGTGAGGACAAATACGAAAACCTCTACCTCGAACCGCAGGCTCAATTGATCTATTCGCACATCGACCTCGATGACAGCAATGACATTGCTGCCGATGTACGTTTCAGGGATGTCGACTCGCTGATTGGCCGCCTGGGCGTGCGCCTTGCCAAAGACTGGTTCCGCGAAAATGACAAAGGAGAAACATTGCGCACCAATGGCTGGCTGCGTCCCAGTGTCTGGCATGAGTTCAAGGGGCAACCCAAAACCGAATTCTCCTCGGCCGACGGCTTCGTACCCTTCGAGGCGGATATTGGCGGGAGTTGGTGGGAGGCCAACCTGGGTGTCGATTATCAGGCCGACAAGAAAGTCACGTTCTATATTTCAGCCGGCTATCAGAAGGCCTTTGATGGCGACAGCCATAGCTATGAGGGCATGCCGGGGGTGAAATACGATTTCTGA
- a CDS encoding PA3371 family protein, translating to MSKSAAGFLILALLSGILHLALVQESVVTPPLIACGVFGGLFVLALIAGRKIKFDPVLR from the coding sequence ATGTCCAAATCAGCTGCAGGATTTTTGATCCTTGCCTTACTGAGCGGCATTCTTCATCTGGCATTGGTTCAGGAATCAGTGGTCACCCCGCCCCTGATTGCCTGCGGCGTTTTTGGTGGCTTATTTGTGCTGGCATTGATTGCCGGTCGAAAAATCAAATTCGATCCGGTTCTGCGTTGA